One stretch of Schlesneria sp. DSM 10557 DNA includes these proteins:
- a CDS encoding chemotaxis protein CheW, translated as MTDRIEEFIIEAREHLGLVEDSLLTLEKHPTATERIDRCFRSIHSIKGDAGFLGLLPIHDLAHAMESLLVRMRLPVAPSAIETLLAARDRLATLVDNANQSTVIDFSDILQRLSTEGIDRETIPLEIDLADRSQAHPGGLMSFFRQLISQGRIHDGHITINPCNLRDSLPDGPVIWSAVIEAPAVMDSAQSQDETPNTSSTEETTAERLSVDLSAWSATNGGLVRFFRDLASFGPITEGELQFAPVDLRNGLPSAPIVWTGSCRGLHPHPAPLQVEDTAEQTHLDAPQAIGPAEERQLEPVAAESPSLPNSPSQQVTRRPPSMEGEKSTTLRIQVELLDRMMTLVGELTLVRNQTLLAFADEDGSRRAIIQRLSSVTSELQDVTLRARMQPVGNLFNKYPRMVRDLARQLGKQVELDLQGRDVELDKSILEQLSDPLMHLIRNSVDHGIELPEERIAQGKSPIGRIVLSASHEDGQVHIQIQDDGKGIDPEAVKIKALSLGLKTESELTRMTPREIYALVLMPGFSTAAHVTEVSGRGVGMDVVKTNIELLEGTLSIDSVVGHGCSTALRLPLTLAIIPCLIVTVGGESFAVPQRDLEEVVCLHPRSSERIEQAFNTEVYRLRDKLLPVVRFAEVLTRKEPFSVTAKAEILTKYAAQQSPDRIEYILVLKLGGRRFGLVVDDVKGTQEIVVKPMHPSMKRVGIFTGATIMGDGRVALIADVEGIIEHAQLSFEPPPAQPEKASSVREAAQAHRVLIFEYGPQERFALPLIQIRRIEMVSQHQFERVGNFEYVTVDGVSTRILRLNHVINVSAPDGDAPVMSLILPKFVAQPMGILVSRIVDTESLALDLQQFTDDEPGILGSAIVRERLTLFLDMHHIAEKLFGIAPAEKKRSRNAIKREKRLLLIDDTAFFREVVKRYLTAEGYEVVTAINGEDGLDRLNSEDDFDLIVSDIEMPVMDGWDFAREVRRRGVDTPLLALTSLSGAEYEAKAKDCGYSSYEVKLDHDRLIRKVSHMVDSREAVR; from the coding sequence ATGACTGACCGAATCGAGGAATTCATCATCGAAGCACGGGAGCATCTGGGTCTTGTGGAAGACTCATTGCTCACGCTGGAAAAGCATCCGACCGCGACCGAGCGAATTGATCGTTGTTTCCGATCCATCCATTCCATTAAAGGCGATGCTGGATTCCTCGGCCTGCTGCCGATTCACGACCTGGCTCATGCGATGGAGTCACTGCTGGTCCGGATGCGACTTCCTGTCGCGCCATCGGCGATCGAAACCCTGCTTGCAGCCCGGGACCGCCTGGCCACTCTCGTAGACAACGCCAACCAGAGCACAGTGATCGACTTCAGCGATATCCTTCAGCGTCTGTCGACGGAAGGAATCGACCGGGAAACCATCCCGCTGGAAATCGATCTGGCCGACCGCAGCCAGGCACATCCTGGAGGGCTGATGTCGTTCTTCCGGCAGTTGATCTCCCAGGGCCGGATTCATGACGGACACATTACGATCAACCCGTGCAACCTGCGTGACAGCCTGCCCGATGGCCCCGTGATCTGGTCTGCCGTCATCGAAGCCCCCGCCGTCATGGATTCAGCGCAGTCACAGGACGAGACACCTAACACCTCTTCGACGGAAGAGACGACGGCAGAGCGATTGAGCGTCGATCTCTCCGCCTGGTCGGCAACGAACGGCGGACTGGTCCGCTTTTTCCGTGACCTGGCCAGTTTCGGGCCTATCACAGAGGGAGAATTGCAGTTTGCGCCGGTTGATCTGCGAAATGGTTTGCCATCCGCACCGATTGTCTGGACGGGCTCCTGCCGCGGCCTCCACCCCCACCCTGCACCTCTGCAGGTAGAGGACACGGCCGAGCAAACTCATCTCGATGCACCTCAGGCAATTGGTCCAGCAGAAGAGCGACAACTGGAGCCAGTCGCTGCAGAGTCCCCTTCCCTGCCGAATTCGCCATCGCAGCAAGTCACGCGACGTCCGCCGTCGATGGAAGGGGAAAAATCGACGACGCTACGGATCCAGGTCGAACTGCTCGATCGAATGATGACGCTGGTCGGAGAGTTAACCCTCGTCAGAAATCAGACTTTACTCGCCTTTGCAGACGAAGACGGATCTCGTCGCGCCATCATTCAGCGTCTCAGTTCCGTCACTTCGGAACTGCAGGACGTCACGCTGCGCGCACGGATGCAACCGGTGGGAAATCTGTTCAATAAATATCCGCGAATGGTCAGGGACCTCGCACGTCAACTCGGCAAGCAGGTTGAACTCGACCTGCAGGGACGTGATGTCGAACTCGACAAATCGATTCTGGAACAGCTCAGTGATCCACTGATGCACCTGATCCGCAACAGTGTCGATCACGGAATTGAATTGCCCGAAGAGCGAATTGCGCAAGGAAAGTCTCCCATCGGACGAATCGTCCTTTCCGCTTCTCACGAAGATGGTCAGGTGCATATTCAGATTCAGGACGATGGCAAGGGGATTGACCCTGAAGCGGTGAAGATCAAAGCACTCTCGCTGGGGTTGAAGACCGAGTCCGAGCTAACCCGGATGACACCGCGCGAAATCTACGCTCTGGTGCTGATGCCCGGTTTCTCGACCGCCGCACATGTGACCGAAGTGTCTGGTCGCGGCGTCGGGATGGACGTCGTCAAAACAAACATCGAATTGCTGGAAGGAACACTCAGCATCGATTCGGTCGTAGGACACGGCTGTTCCACGGCGCTGCGACTCCCCCTGACGCTGGCGATCATTCCCTGCTTGATCGTGACCGTCGGCGGCGAGAGCTTCGCGGTTCCTCAGCGGGACCTTGAGGAAGTCGTTTGCCTGCACCCACGTTCGAGCGAACGAATCGAACAGGCATTCAACACCGAAGTCTACCGACTCCGTGACAAATTGCTCCCGGTCGTGCGCTTCGCGGAAGTGCTGACTCGGAAGGAGCCTTTCTCCGTCACTGCGAAGGCGGAAATTCTGACGAAATATGCCGCTCAGCAGTCCCCTGATCGCATCGAGTACATTCTGGTCCTCAAACTGGGAGGGCGACGGTTTGGGCTGGTGGTCGATGACGTGAAGGGGACGCAGGAAATCGTCGTCAAGCCAATGCACCCGTCCATGAAGCGGGTCGGCATCTTCACCGGGGCGACCATCATGGGGGACGGCCGCGTGGCGCTGATCGCTGACGTGGAAGGAATCATTGAACATGCTCAATTGAGCTTCGAGCCACCGCCGGCCCAACCCGAAAAGGCCTCTTCGGTTCGAGAAGCAGCACAGGCGCATCGGGTCCTCATCTTCGAATACGGACCGCAGGAACGATTCGCCTTGCCACTCATCCAGATTCGTCGGATCGAGATGGTCTCGCAGCATCAGTTTGAACGAGTGGGCAATTTCGAATACGTGACCGTCGACGGCGTTTCGACGCGGATTCTGCGTCTCAACCACGTCATCAATGTTTCCGCGCCTGACGGTGACGCACCGGTGATGTCATTGATCCTGCCCAAGTTTGTGGCACAGCCGATGGGGATTCTGGTCTCGCGCATTGTCGATACCGAATCACTGGCACTCGACCTGCAACAGTTCACCGACGACGAACCGGGAATTCTCGGGTCGGCCATCGTGCGGGAGCGGCTGACCCTGTTTCTGGACATGCACCATATCGCTGAAAAACTGTTCGGCATCGCCCCCGCAGAGAAAAAGAGATCCCGGAATGCGATAAAACGCGAAAAGCGGTTGCTGCTGATCGACGATACCGCGTTCTTCCGGGAAGTCGTCAAGCGGTATCTCACGGCCGAGGGATATGAGGTCGTGACGGCCATCAACGGGGAAGACGGCCTCGATCGACTCAATTCCGAAGATGACTTCGATCTCATCGTATCCGATATCGAGATGCCGGTGATGGACGGATGGGATTTTGCCCGCGAAGTCCGTCGACGTGGCGTCGATACACCGCTGCTCGCACTGACCTCATTGAGTGGGGCCGAGTACGAAGCCAAAGCGAAAGACTGCGGGTACAGCAGTTACGAGGTCAAACTGGATCACGACCGCCTGATCCGCAAGGTGAGTCACATGGTCGATTCGCGGGAGGCGGTCCGATGA
- a CDS encoding SpoIIE family protein phosphatase yields MSESASVERAGTAEAKPLDRKHTDHRIRVLLVDDQQIVAEAIRRMLESETDIEFHYCADPSTALAVAKDLSPTIILQDLVMPEIDGLLLLRFYRANAATRDIPVIVLSSQEEAVTKAKAFELGASDYLVKLPNRVELIARVRHHSQGYIHLLERNEAFQALRESQQALAEDVAEAERYVTSLLPAKIKTDSVETDWLFIPSSKLGGDSFGYHWIDEDNLACYLLDVCGHGVKSALMSVSAMNVLRAQSLPGCDFRDASQVLSALNNAFLMDNHNQMYFTIWYGVYNRVKHELNYSGAGHPPALLISGPPESPAACQQLESQGPMNGVVEDLPYDGVTVPVEPGSRLYLYSDGICELHLPDGTMWPFFEFITAMSAPLALGESALTRIHSIGQRVQSGHPFLDDFSILELKLL; encoded by the coding sequence ATGTCGGAATCAGCGTCAGTCGAGCGAGCGGGAACAGCAGAAGCCAAGCCATTGGACCGTAAGCACACCGATCATCGGATCCGGGTCCTGCTGGTTGATGACCAGCAGATCGTTGCCGAAGCGATTCGCCGCATGCTGGAATCCGAAACGGATATCGAATTCCACTATTGCGCCGATCCTTCGACGGCATTGGCCGTCGCGAAGGATCTATCGCCGACCATCATTCTCCAGGATCTGGTGATGCCGGAGATTGATGGATTGCTTCTGCTGCGTTTCTACCGGGCCAATGCCGCCACGCGCGACATCCCCGTCATTGTTCTCTCTTCTCAGGAAGAAGCGGTCACCAAGGCAAAAGCGTTCGAACTGGGGGCCAGTGACTACCTCGTGAAATTGCCCAACCGCGTGGAACTGATTGCGCGAGTCCGCCACCATTCCCAGGGCTATATTCACCTGCTCGAAAGAAACGAAGCTTTTCAGGCGCTGCGGGAAAGTCAGCAGGCCCTCGCGGAAGACGTGGCCGAAGCGGAACGCTATGTCACTTCGCTTCTTCCCGCCAAGATCAAAACCGACAGCGTCGAGACCGACTGGCTGTTCATCCCTTCGTCGAAACTGGGGGGCGACTCGTTTGGATATCACTGGATCGATGAAGACAACCTCGCCTGCTATCTGCTCGATGTCTGCGGCCACGGGGTGAAGTCGGCGTTGATGTCGGTGTCAGCGATGAACGTTTTGCGGGCCCAAAGCCTGCCCGGTTGTGATTTCCGAGACGCCAGCCAGGTTCTGTCTGCGCTGAACAACGCGTTTCTGATGGACAACCACAACCAGATGTACTTCACCATCTGGTATGGAGTCTACAACCGGGTCAAGCACGAGTTAAATTATTCAGGTGCCGGCCATCCCCCTGCGCTGCTGATTTCCGGTCCTCCGGAATCCCCCGCTGCGTGTCAACAGCTGGAGAGTCAGGGACCGATGAACGGCGTCGTCGAGGATCTGCCGTATGACGGTGTCACGGTCCCTGTTGAGCCCGGGTCGCGGCTTTACCTGTACAGTGACGGAATTTGCGAACTCCATCTTCCAGACGGGACGATGTGGCCATTCTTTGAGTTTATTACCGCCATGTCCGCCCCGCTGGCGCTGGGCGAGTCGGCGTTGACGCGAATCCATTCCATCGGACAACGCGTCCAGAGTGGTCACCCCTTCCTGGACGATTTCTCGATTCTGGAATTGAAGCTCCTTTAA
- the mutY gene encoding A/G-specific adenine glycosylase — translation MDSSDHTSFRRKLREWYVVRARDLPWRRTADPYQIWISEIMLQQTTVAAVIPFFQRFMARFPDLKELARAEETEILRYWEGLGYYSRARNILRAAKVIVEQHEGQFPTDLVQLQSLPGIGRYTAGAIASFAFDQRAPIVEANTLRLYCRLLGYEGDPRSKGGQEQLWTFAENILPRKQPGQVNQALMELGATVCTPRDPACGECPVQSYCQAYLTNRQSTIPRPKPKVAITAVTEVSIAVRNGAKFLVRRRTADERWAGLWDFIRFEVPHESPTLPDAMIVQSTQERTGLTIELGPQVAQFNHSVTRYRITLICFVANRIDGRLKKDEEWQWITAEELEKFPLSVTARQFAQRLHPSGRAIVEGQFLLDGTL, via the coding sequence ATGGATTCATCAGATCACACTTCCTTCCGTCGAAAACTACGGGAATGGTACGTCGTGCGGGCGAGAGATCTTCCGTGGCGGAGAACTGCCGATCCGTATCAGATCTGGATCAGCGAGATCATGCTGCAGCAGACCACGGTGGCTGCTGTCATCCCGTTCTTCCAGCGATTCATGGCGCGGTTTCCTGATCTGAAAGAACTCGCCCGTGCGGAAGAAACGGAGATACTTCGCTATTGGGAGGGACTGGGGTATTACAGCCGTGCGCGCAACATTCTGCGTGCGGCAAAAGTCATTGTGGAACAGCACGAAGGCCAGTTTCCGACTGATCTGGTTCAACTGCAGTCCCTTCCCGGCATCGGACGGTACACCGCCGGTGCAATTGCCTCGTTCGCTTTTGACCAGCGTGCTCCGATCGTCGAAGCGAACACCCTGCGACTGTACTGCCGTTTGCTGGGCTACGAGGGAGACCCCCGGTCGAAGGGGGGACAAGAGCAACTGTGGACGTTCGCCGAGAATATCCTGCCGCGCAAACAACCGGGGCAAGTCAATCAGGCACTGATGGAGCTTGGCGCCACAGTTTGCACGCCTCGTGACCCAGCCTGTGGAGAATGTCCTGTTCAATCCTATTGCCAGGCGTACCTGACCAACCGGCAGTCGACGATTCCGCGTCCAAAACCAAAGGTCGCCATTACGGCTGTGACCGAGGTTTCAATCGCCGTCCGAAATGGGGCGAAGTTTCTCGTCAGGCGGAGAACAGCGGACGAACGCTGGGCCGGTTTATGGGACTTCATCCGGTTTGAGGTTCCCCATGAGAGCCCGACCTTGCCAGATGCAATGATTGTCCAATCGACACAGGAGCGGACCGGACTTACGATTGAACTCGGGCCGCAGGTGGCTCAGTTCAATCACAGTGTGACGCGTTATCGAATCACGCTGATCTGCTTCGTAGCGAACCGGATCGACGGGCGACTGAAAAAGGACGAAGAATGGCAGTGGATCACAGCAGAAGAGCTGGAAAAATTTCCACTGTCCGTCACTGCTCGCCAGTTCGCACAACGTCTGCACCCGTCAGGGCGAGCGATCGTCGAAGGTCAATTCCTGCTGGATGGAACCTTGTGA
- the dcd gene encoding dCTP deaminase: protein MILTGEEIKAQLGKNIIIDPFNPAMLNPNSYNLSLHDELLVYEEIVLDVRRPNRYRRSVIPPEGIVLRPGQLYLARTVERTETHNLVPMLEGRSSIGRLGLFVHVSAGFGDIGFCGYWTLELQAIHPIRIYAGLPICQILYHTVVGEITEYRNGKYQNNHDIQPSLFFKELQAPAKDPQMRLAFGQEMAE from the coding sequence ATGATTCTGACCGGCGAAGAAATTAAGGCTCAGTTGGGAAAGAATATCATCATCGACCCGTTCAATCCGGCGATGCTGAACCCCAACAGCTACAACCTCAGCCTGCACGACGAGTTGCTGGTCTACGAGGAAATTGTGTTAGATGTGCGGCGCCCGAACCGCTATCGACGCAGTGTGATTCCTCCCGAGGGGATCGTTCTGCGCCCCGGCCAGCTCTATCTCGCCCGGACAGTCGAACGAACCGAGACGCACAATCTGGTTCCCATGCTCGAAGGACGGTCGTCGATCGGACGACTGGGCCTGTTCGTACACGTCAGTGCTGGCTTCGGTGATATCGGCTTCTGCGGATACTGGACACTCGAACTTCAGGCGATCCACCCGATCCGCATTTATGCCGGTCTGCCGATCTGTCAGATTCTCTATCACACCGTTGTGGGTGAGATTACTGAATATCGAAACGGCAAATACCAAAACAATCATGACATTCAGCCGAGTCTCTTTTTTAAAGAGCTTCAGGCACCGGCCAAAGACCCGCAGATGCGACTGGCTTTCGGTCAGGAGATGGCCGAGTAA
- the metH gene encoding methionine synthase → MPTRAPGYFEQLLSERILVLDGAMGTMIQRYSPGEADYRGERFAKHPIDLKNAGDVLVLTQPQMIGEIHRLYLAAGADIIETDSFNANTISMEEFGLAEFTREINVEAARLARAACDEFTSKTPKKPRFVAGSIGPTKVLLSFNADKPGYRPVTFDQMVASYSEQVRGLIEGGVDLLLPETSFDTLNMKACLFAIEDVFAETGVRLPVMVSGTIFNGGRTLTGQSVESFWTSVSHAPMLTIGLNCALGPKQMRQYVETLANLAPKYISCYPNAGMPDGFGGFDSNPGEVAANLREFAQNGWVNIVGGCCGTNPDYIKAIAEAVENVPPRQVPDIPATSAYCGKERIELSPSSNFMMIGERTNVTGSRKFARLIKEGKFDDALAVAREQVESGANMIDVNMDEGLLDSQVAMTTFVNLISDDPDVNRVPVMVDSSKFSVIEAGLKCLDGKGVVNSISMKEGEAAFLEQAKRIRRYGAAVVVMAFDEQGQATDCEDKVRICKRAYDLLTTQAGFPPEDIIFDANILTVGTGMEEHANYAVEFIEAIRRIKVECPGARTSGGVSNVSFSFRGNDVVREAMNAAFLYHAIQAGLDMGIVNAGQLEVYEEIDKELLVYIEDVLLNRRPDATERLISFSEKFKSGTKEEAVAAVEEWRFGSVEDRLKHALLKGIADYIDADTEEARLSYGKPLDVIQGPLMDGMNVVGALFGAGKMFLPQVVKSARVMKKAVAYLEPFMEAERAAAAAMPNAAEVAVEEDTDRGRGRVLLATVKGDVHDIGKNIVGVVLRCNSFDVIDLGVMVSCDKILEVAKQKNVDVIGLSGLITPSLDEMVHVAKEMQRLGFTVPLLIGGATTSAKHTAVKIAQHYDHPVVHVVDASLSVPVVENMLDAERKAEFIEKNLSSQARDRSTYEAMQANRKLVPYAEALSRRFATDWSTVRIDSPAFLGTRVVDVPLAELVPFIDWSPFFQTWELKGKYPKIFSDPVVGEQAKKVFEDAQQLLKRIVDEKLLTARGVYGFWPAVTEGDDILVTPISNGTIDSSKPVMRFSMLRQQWERPGQSDFRSLADYIAPISANRQDYLGAFAVTTGIGCDELANKFQNELNDDYLSIMTKALADRLAEAFAEYLHKKAREEWAYGREEKLTNEDLIGEKYRGIRPAHGYPACPDHTEKTKLFQLLDAERQTGIKLTESFAMHPAASVSGLYFAHPEARYFSVDKITKDQVEDYAKRKGMPIELLERWLSPNLGYDN, encoded by the coding sequence ATGCCGACCCGTGCTCCTGGCTACTTCGAACAACTTCTGTCAGAACGCATTCTCGTGCTCGATGGCGCCATGGGCACGATGATTCAGCGATATTCCCCGGGCGAGGCTGACTACCGGGGCGAACGATTTGCAAAGCACCCGATTGATCTCAAGAATGCAGGCGATGTCCTGGTGCTGACTCAGCCCCAGATGATCGGTGAGATTCATCGACTGTATCTGGCGGCGGGTGCCGATATCATCGAGACCGATTCGTTCAACGCCAACACCATTTCCATGGAAGAGTTCGGTCTCGCCGAATTCACCCGTGAGATCAATGTCGAAGCGGCCCGTCTGGCTCGGGCCGCCTGCGACGAGTTCACGTCCAAAACACCAAAGAAACCTCGTTTCGTTGCGGGCAGCATCGGCCCGACCAAGGTTCTGCTGTCGTTTAATGCTGACAAGCCGGGCTATCGTCCCGTGACGTTCGACCAGATGGTCGCGTCCTACTCCGAACAGGTTCGAGGTTTGATCGAAGGGGGCGTCGATCTGCTGCTTCCCGAGACCTCGTTCGACACACTGAACATGAAGGCCTGTCTGTTCGCGATTGAAGATGTCTTCGCGGAAACCGGTGTACGTTTGCCGGTCATGGTCTCCGGCACCATCTTCAACGGTGGCCGAACCTTAACTGGTCAATCGGTCGAATCGTTCTGGACCTCGGTTTCTCATGCTCCGATGCTGACGATCGGACTGAACTGCGCACTGGGGCCCAAGCAGATGCGCCAGTACGTCGAGACGCTGGCGAATCTGGCACCCAAGTACATCAGTTGTTATCCGAATGCGGGGATGCCCGACGGATTCGGTGGGTTTGATTCGAATCCCGGTGAAGTCGCCGCCAACCTGCGCGAGTTTGCCCAGAACGGCTGGGTGAACATTGTCGGGGGATGCTGCGGCACGAACCCCGACTACATCAAGGCGATTGCCGAAGCTGTCGAAAACGTCCCTCCGCGGCAGGTTCCAGACATTCCGGCCACCTCGGCGTATTGCGGAAAAGAGCGTATTGAGCTTAGTCCCAGTTCCAACTTCATGATGATTGGTGAACGGACCAACGTCACGGGGTCGCGCAAGTTCGCACGTCTGATCAAGGAAGGGAAGTTCGACGATGCTCTGGCCGTGGCCCGCGAGCAGGTCGAGAGTGGCGCGAACATGATCGACGTCAATATGGACGAAGGTCTGCTCGATAGCCAGGTCGCAATGACGACGTTCGTCAACCTGATTTCTGATGATCCCGACGTCAACCGCGTTCCGGTGATGGTCGACAGTTCCAAGTTCAGTGTGATCGAAGCGGGTCTCAAATGCCTCGACGGCAAGGGGGTCGTGAACTCGATCAGCATGAAGGAAGGCGAAGCCGCCTTCCTGGAACAGGCAAAGCGGATTCGACGATATGGCGCCGCCGTCGTCGTGATGGCGTTTGACGAACAGGGCCAGGCGACGGATTGCGAAGACAAAGTTCGTATTTGCAAGCGTGCTTACGACCTGTTGACGACGCAAGCCGGCTTCCCGCCCGAAGACATCATCTTCGATGCTAACATCCTGACCGTCGGTACGGGGATGGAAGAGCATGCAAACTACGCAGTCGAATTCATCGAAGCAATTCGGCGCATCAAAGTTGAATGCCCCGGTGCGAGGACGTCAGGTGGCGTCAGTAACGTTTCGTTCTCGTTCCGCGGTAATGATGTTGTCCGTGAGGCGATGAATGCCGCGTTCCTGTACCACGCCATCCAGGCGGGTCTCGACATGGGCATCGTCAACGCCGGCCAACTTGAAGTCTATGAAGAGATCGACAAAGAACTGCTCGTCTACATTGAAGACGTGCTGCTGAATCGTCGACCGGATGCGACCGAGCGTCTGATCTCGTTCTCGGAAAAGTTCAAATCCGGGACGAAGGAAGAAGCCGTTGCGGCTGTCGAAGAGTGGCGATTTGGTTCGGTGGAAGATCGACTGAAACATGCCTTGCTGAAAGGGATCGCTGACTACATCGACGCGGATACCGAAGAAGCCCGACTGAGCTACGGAAAGCCGCTGGACGTCATCCAGGGACCGCTTATGGATGGCATGAATGTCGTAGGCGCACTTTTCGGAGCAGGAAAAATGTTCCTGCCGCAGGTCGTCAAAAGCGCCCGTGTCATGAAGAAAGCGGTCGCTTACCTCGAGCCGTTCATGGAGGCGGAACGAGCCGCCGCTGCAGCGATGCCGAATGCAGCAGAAGTTGCCGTCGAGGAAGACACCGATCGGGGACGTGGACGCGTGCTGCTGGCGACCGTCAAAGGGGACGTCCATGACATCGGCAAGAATATCGTCGGAGTGGTCCTGCGGTGTAACAGCTTCGATGTTATCGACCTCGGAGTGATGGTCTCGTGCGACAAGATTCTGGAAGTGGCGAAGCAGAAAAATGTGGACGTCATCGGTCTGAGCGGTCTGATTACCCCTTCGCTCGATGAAATGGTCCATGTTGCGAAGGAGATGCAGCGCCTGGGTTTCACTGTTCCACTGCTGATCGGGGGTGCGACGACGTCCGCCAAACATACTGCGGTCAAAATCGCTCAGCACTACGATCATCCTGTGGTCCACGTCGTCGACGCGTCCCTCTCGGTACCAGTGGTCGAGAACATGCTGGATGCCGAACGCAAAGCCGAATTCATCGAGAAGAACCTCTCGTCGCAAGCCCGTGACCGCTCGACCTACGAAGCGATGCAGGCAAATCGCAAGCTGGTGCCGTACGCAGAAGCCCTCAGTCGGCGATTCGCGACGGACTGGTCAACCGTCAGGATCGATTCGCCTGCGTTCCTGGGAACGCGAGTGGTCGATGTCCCCCTGGCTGAACTGGTGCCGTTCATCGACTGGTCACCTTTCTTCCAGACGTGGGAACTGAAAGGGAAGTACCCAAAAATTTTCTCGGATCCGGTTGTGGGCGAACAGGCGAAGAAGGTCTTCGAAGACGCTCAGCAACTTTTAAAACGGATCGTGGATGAGAAACTGCTGACTGCACGAGGTGTGTATGGCTTCTGGCCTGCCGTGACCGAGGGGGACGACATCCTTGTGACGCCGATCAGCAACGGAACGATTGATAGTTCCAAACCGGTCATGCGTTTTTCAATGCTGCGTCAGCAATGGGAACGTCCGGGTCAGTCCGACTTCCGCTCGTTGGCTGACTACATTGCGCCGATTAGTGCTAACCGCCAGGACTACCTCGGTGCCTTCGCGGTCACGACAGGGATTGGCTGTGACGAACTGGCGAACAAGTTCCAGAACGAACTGAATGACGATTATCTTTCCATCATGACCAAAGCCCTCGCTGACCGACTGGCCGAAGCCTTTGCAGAATATCTGCACAAGAAGGCGCGCGAAGAGTGGGCCTACGGACGTGAAGAGAAGCTGACGAACGAGGATCTGATCGGCGAAAAGTATCGGGGGATCCGACCCGCTCATGGCTATCCCGCGTGTCCGGACCACACCGAGAAGACCAAGTTGTTCCAATTGCTCGATGCCGAACGTCAGACGGGTATCAAGCTGACGGAAAGCTTCGCCATGCATCCCGCCGCCAGCGTCAGCGGGTTATACTTCGCTCACCCCGAGGCACGCTATTTCAGCGTCGACAAGATCACAAAAGACCAGGTCGAGGATTACGCAAAACGGAAAGGGATGCCGATCGAACTGCTGGAACGATGGCTCTCTCCGAATTTGGGGTATGACAACTGA
- the modB gene encoding molybdate ABC transporter permease subunit, whose protein sequence is MDWGAIWLSLKLASAATSILFVAGIPLSYWLATTRWRGRFLVEAVVALPLVLPPTVLGFYLLVGLGPHGFVGKAWHSLFGTRLPFSFPGILIGAVLFNLPFAIRPFTAAFSAMDRQLVEAAWCLGVSRFETFRRVILPLCWPGILAGVILTFAHTIGEFGVVLMLGGNIPSVTRTISTSLYDDVQSLNYVSAGRTAATLLGFSFVVLCITQWLTNRSAAR, encoded by the coding sequence GTGGATTGGGGAGCGATTTGGCTGAGTCTGAAACTGGCCAGCGCTGCGACCTCGATCCTCTTCGTGGCTGGCATTCCCCTGTCGTACTGGCTGGCAACGACTCGCTGGCGGGGGCGATTCCTGGTGGAAGCCGTCGTCGCCTTGCCTTTGGTGCTGCCACCGACGGTGCTGGGGTTCTATCTGCTGGTCGGACTGGGACCTCACGGGTTCGTTGGAAAAGCCTGGCACAGCCTGTTTGGAACACGGCTTCCCTTTTCGTTTCCGGGAATTCTGATTGGTGCCGTGCTGTTCAATCTCCCTTTTGCGATCCGCCCTTTCACAGCGGCATTTTCCGCGATGGACCGTCAACTTGTCGAAGCGGCGTGGTGCCTGGGAGTTTCCCGCTTCGAAACATTCCGCCGTGTGATCCTGCCGCTGTGCTGGCCGGGAATTCTCGCCGGCGTGATTCTGACATTTGCACATACGATTGGTGAGTTTGGCGTCGTGCTGATGCTGGGAGGAAATATTCCCTCGGTCACGCGAACGATCTCCACGTCGCTTTACGACGACGTGCAAAGTCTGAACTACGTTTCAGCAGGCAGAACCGCCGCGACATTGTTGGGCTTCTCGTTCGTTGTACTCTGTATCACTCAGTGGCTGACTAACCGGAGTGCTGCGAGATGA